GTTTTATTAGAACGCAAAGTTAAGGCCTCCTTACGTTTAAGATAATAAGTTGATTGTAATTAATTTTAGATGTATTATTGAATATGTTTTATAATATACTTCTTTTTGGTTTTATAATGTTTTATCCATGATTTCATCTTCTTTAGTAATAAAAAGCTTTTTTAAAGATATATTGTGCCATAAAAATTTATTTTGATATTAAAGTTGAAATTAATATTGAAATATTTAGTCAATTATTTAAAAGAGGTTTTTTTAATAGTAAATTGATTTAATTTAAATGAAAAATATTTTTTAGCTTCAAAGCGAAAAGTAGATATTTATATATACCAATAGTATATATTAATAAATTTAATATTAGATCAAAAATATTTACTTAAAATTGTTGATTTTAATAAAATGAATCAGTAGGAGGTTGTCATGAATCATGACAAATCTAAATTCGAACTCAAATTCATTTAAACTAAGAACTTATGAGACATCGGGGGATATAAAAGTCCCTGAAAAAATAATTGACCAGATTATAGGTCAAGAAGAAGCAGTTGAAACCGTTAAAAAAGCTGCTAAACAAAGAAGAAATGTACTTCTAATTGGAGAACCAGGTATTGGTAAGTCCATGCTTGCAAAGGGAATGGCTGAATTGCTCCCTGGAGAAGAACTTCAAGATATTTTAGTTTATCCTAACGTAGAAGATAATCATAATCCTTTAATAGGAGTCATGCCTGCAGGTGAAGGTAAAAAAGTCGTTGCAAACTATAAAGCAAAGGCAAAAAGCCAGGAAGAAAAGAAAAACTTGTTTACAATGATCATAATATCTTTCATATTGGTCATTGGATTTGTTATGCAAAGATATTTAGAGGCCATAATTGCTGCAGGAATTGTTTTACTGGTGCTTATGCAGATGAAGCCTAAAACTTCAATTATGGTCCCAAAACTCCTTGTAAACAATGAAAATCATATTGTTGCTCCTTTTGTTGATGCAACTGGTGCACATGCTGGAGCTTTATTAGGTGATGTAAGACACGATCCATACCAGTCTGGAGGATTAGGAACTCCTGCGCATGAACGTGTTGAAGCTGGAATGATTCACAAAGCCAGCAAAGGAGTTCTATACGTGGATGAAATGGGTACCATGAAAATGAAAACCCAGCAAGAGCTTTTAACAGCAATGCAGGAGAAAAAATATTCTATAACTGGGCAAAGTGAGACAAGCAGCGGAGCAATGGTTAGATCTCAAGAAGTTCCATGTGATTTTGTTCTTGTTGCATCTGGAAATCTCCAAGTGCTTGAAGGAATGCATATTGCGCTTAGATCAAGGATAAGAGGATACGGTTATGAAGTCTTTATGAAAGATTCAATGCCTGATAATCCTGAAAACAGAGATAAGTTAGTGCAGTTTGTTGCTCAGGAAGTTGAAAAAGATGGTAGAATACCTCATTTCAATATAGGGGCCGTTAAAGAAATTATAAGGGAAGCTCAAAGAA
This portion of the Methanobacterium sp. genome encodes:
- the lonB gene encoding ATP-dependent protease LonB, which produces MTNLNSNSNSFKLRTYETSGDIKVPEKIIDQIIGQEEAVETVKKAAKQRRNVLLIGEPGIGKSMLAKGMAELLPGEELQDILVYPNVEDNHNPLIGVMPAGEGKKVVANYKAKAKSQEEKKNLFTMIIISFILVIGFVMQRYLEAIIAAGIVLLVLMQMKPKTSIMVPKLLVNNENHIVAPFVDATGAHAGALLGDVRHDPYQSGGLGTPAHERVEAGMIHKASKGVLYVDEMGTMKMKTQQELLTAMQEKKYSITGQSETSSGAMVRSQEVPCDFVLVASGNLQVLEGMHIALRSRIRGYGYEVFMKDSMPDNPENRDKLVQFVAQEVEKDGRIPHFNIGAVKEIIREAQRRAGKKDSLTLRLRDLGGLIRAAGDIAKGEGAEQVTVAHVLSAKKLARTLEQQIADRYIGQRKKYKVFKSEGGKVGTVNGLAVIGDRSGIILPIVAEAAPAQSKEEGRIIATGKLGEIAKEAVQNVSALIKKHTGTDISSYDIHIQFLQSYEGVEGDSASVSVATAVVSSLENIPVDQSVALTGSLSVRGDVLPVGGVTGKIEAAAESGIKKVLIPSSNMNDVLIEERYKNKIEIIPVDTLNDVLEHALIGTGKKGLLDKMRKISDIVPDIGLKNPTTH